The DNA window GGAGTTTCTGAAGTCAGAGTTCAGCGAGGAAAACATTGAGTTCTGGTTGGCTTGTGAGGATTACAAGAAAACTAAGTCTGATCACTTACATGGCAAAGCAGAGAGGATTTATGAGGAGTTTGTTCAGTCAAATGCTATTAAACAGGTACGTACAAAGTTAATCTGTTTAAGTGTTACAGTACAAGGATTTTGGAAAATCAGAAGATAGAAGTGTAGCTTCATTGAGATGCTCATACATTCATTCAGTTATATAGGAAGACGACACAGTGGCATGTTTTTATGAGCATATTTGCATCATTATTGTCTTCAGCCGTGATATTATCAGAGTCACACGATACAGGCCAGTACTTGGGAGCACCGCtaacagcagctcagcagctcagCACATGCTGCTGTTCTCTGAGTTAGCCCAGTTTGAATTACTGCTGGTATTTGGAGTCAGACACTTAGAGAGGGCTTTGCTAGTAGGAGTGCTGTGGATTATTTCTTGTCCTCTAAAATACGTGGACATTCTGCAGAATTAAAAGTGGTGTATGTTGATCATATTTCAAACTGGAGACTCATTCTACACAAGATTTCTCCTATTGTTTTAATTGGACGTTGTTCCACTGCTTACTCCATTGCTGAGTTGTATTACTTCTGACTCCATAAGAAACTGCATTTCTATAGGGAGTATCACTTTTTGTGCATGACTGGGATATAAGTGTTAAAATTCTCTCATTTTGCAGTCCTGATACTGAACACACTGAGTTCTAAGGCTGAAAATTTGTTTATTGACAAAACAAAGTGATAGTTACAGAACaagcatatatttttaagatgtcAATACATCTATTTTTCACTTTCCAGATCAATATTGACTATCGGATGAGGGAAGCAACAGCCAAAAGGGCTAAAGACCCAACTCACACAAGTTTTGATGAAGCCCAGAAAACCGTGTACATCCTCATGGAAAGGGATTCATATCCCAGATTTTTGAAATCCAAAGCCTACCTGAACCTTTTGAACCAGCTGCAGACCAACACTTCAAAATGAAGCTTTTGAGGCAGTGAAGAGCCAAGTAGACTCTGTGTCAAATATCCTGTGGAGAGATCCTTCAGGGTGGTTGGATCTCAGCAAGGAGAAACCCTGCCTTGGGAGGAGGGATACAAGGGAGATGCAAAGAGCTCCACAGCCAAGAGAATGCAGGATAAATGCTGGCAAGACTTACAAATACCAAAGAATCCCAGGGAGGAAAATCCTTTCCTCCCATATGCCATGGAGTCAAGACAGGATATGGATACTATTTATGTTTGAACAACACTGTGAATATTAAACCAAGTCTTAGATCCCAAAGTACTGCTAATTAGTAGGAGAAGTGCAAGACTAAGAAGCTGAGTGTTGGGAAAGATTATcaagttcagaagaaaaataaggatgACTGACAATTTTGTGCATAACAAGAAAATGCCCAGACAAGACTGattaatggctttttaaaatctgtgaagTGTTAATGAGTGCAGCTCCATGATGCTATTGTGCTATGTAAATATATTGTAAGTTAATGTGTCTTACAACTgatatatttcaaattttatatGGATTACATAAGCTGTATTTTTACTAAGTTTGTATTCAACAGGCAGATATGTAGCATCTTTCCTGTTTAATTTATTGCATAATAATAACTCTTCAATCGaatatacttaaaaataaagttttatggTCATTTTACATCTTATTTTAAGTGATCTTTCCACTGCAATTCCTGAAGTATTGAAACACACGGTTACCTTCTGTTCTGCTACACCACTAATTCCCATCTAATTATCCAAATATTATTCTCCATTTTCCCCACACCacctttctgccttttctctttttaaactcattttaCACAACCATAATCTTAGTTATCTGGAGTAGGTGATCCTGACCTACCTAGACCCATTCTCACAACCCCCATAAAGAAAAcgaaactacaaaaaaaaaaggtctaaaCTTCCTATTTTTCATACTCCTCCAGCTACCAGCACCTGAGTCAAGTCTCAAATATAGAAACCATTTAATCACTGATCCCACAGTTCAATCTGCTTTGATACTGATGATGTGTTGAGCACAGATCACCCACACTTGCTTATGTAGAGAGGCAGTAACTGGTGAGTCTTACTGGCAGTCACATTCCTTGTGATATTAGAACTACTCAGCCTAATCTTGGCAAGATCCAGACTCCAATTTACAACACCAAAACTAGCATGAAAGGTAATAATATTTCACTGCAAAGGTTGCATTAAATTTACTCTGTAAAATATGCAATGTTATTAGTAGCCTGTATCACAGCAGTAGTGATGAGAactaaagtaaaagaaaagttgCAATTCTGCTTGAAGTATCTATCTATGAACGCAGGCACTaacccagagaggttgtggagtctccttccctggagacattaaaaacccagttggacatgttcctgtgccccctgctctaggtgtgcctgctcaagcaggggggtgggatgagatgatctccagaggtcccttccaacccctaccattctgtgattctgtgaaatcaaaATGTTTAAGATCTTGTGAGttcataatgaaaataaatcaaagcatgCCCTGGTCTTCATGAGTTACCATCATGAGAGACAGCTATTACCTAGGTGACAATACAAGATGTTATCACACCCTTGcagattttccattttccaaagTAACATGAGCTTAGTCAGGCACACTCTGTTATTCCATACCAAATGGAGAAACTGTAAACCGATAGACGTGACCTCATGGGGAGAGTAGACCGTGTTCATACTGCCACCCTTTGGGGAGCTTGTGACCTTCAAGGGAGGACAAACCAGCAAGCAAAACTCTGCTGGAACGAACATAGCTAACTGGCATTTGCTGCCAACTTCCACCATCACCTATAGTTGTAGCTGGAAGCCTCTGCAAATCACATCTTCCTAATTTCAAGGCCAGTAAATATAGAACAAAAGAATCTGGTCTTGcagtattattttccttttgttaagTATACAATACCTGAGAAAGCTTCTGATTGCACAACCTGAATGTTTCTGAAACAGTGTAAACCAGTCTCCAGTTGGCTCTCTTATGTGAATCAATTTTCCAGGATCAGTAGGAGTAAATATAATTCCTATGAAGTAGGGATAACAACTATGCCTCCCACACAAGGAACATCCTCCTGTTTGTTCTGACACAGTTAACATGGACCAAATGTCACTGTTTGCATAGCTTCAAActcacagaagacaaaagagaaCTATGAAATATCAGCTACCCTCTAAACAGACAGGGCCTTCAAGTAACATTATTCTTTTGACTGTAAATCCCTTAAAATTAGTATGGGCCCAGCCTCTATTTACAGCAGTTTCACAATTCTGCCATGATTTAGTCAAACACCTGTATGCAATTTCTGACTAAAATCGTATTTCATAGTATGGCtagttaggattttttttaacgGTTTGTTGCTGCCAGAGATGACTGACTGtcagaagtaatttcttctaCTGTTGGGGAGACTTGCTGGGTAAGGTAATGGGTGGATAAGTGTTTCCAACTCAACATAGGTCTCAGAGGTGAGTAtaatgaagaggaggag is part of the Phalacrocorax aristotelis chromosome 6, bGulAri2.1, whole genome shotgun sequence genome and encodes:
- the RGS1 gene encoding regulator of G-protein signaling 1, with translation MPGFFFPHNNMTELNGKEDCKLTEGKIHKKKQKAFGADLKSYLKCMVPHIESGIKTSNSRNVMLSAEEVMQWSQSLEKLLASQSGQGIFREFLKSEFSEENIEFWLACEDYKKTKSDHLHGKAERIYEEFVQSNAIKQINIDYRMREATAKRAKDPTHTSFDEAQKTVYILMERDSYPRFLKSKAYLNLLNQLQTNTSK